In the genome of Caballeronia sp. NK8, the window TCGATCCAGCAAATCCAGCTTCAGGCCAACTTTTGACGCGAGCGCGAGTGCTTCGTAAACGACGATTCGATTACTCGCCCCTAGCGCGTTCTTTACGAGCTTGGCGGCTTGGCCGGCGCCGCTTGCGCCGAAATATGAAATCTTTCCGCCCATTCTCTCCAATATCGGGGACACGAGGGCATATGCCTCAGGCTGTCCTCCACACAGAGTTACCAACGTACCTTCTGCCGCCCCTCTTGGACCGCCCGTCACTGGCGCGTCGATTAACTCGACGCCCTGCTCCCGGAGCCTCTCGGCCATCATCTGTGTCTCGAAAGGACTTCCGGTTGTTTGGTCGATTACAATTGTTCCCGCCTTTAACCCATCAGACATCCCTTGTTCCCCAAAAAGGATCTTCTCGACATCCCCAGACGTCGGTACGCACAGGATGATGAGGTCGCACTTTTGCGCGAGTGTCAGAACGTCGGGCGCTGCGACAGCGCCCATTGTGACGAGTTCATTAACTCGGTCTTGACTCACATCGTAGACATGAAGCTCGCGTGCAACGCTCAACGCCTGACGCGCCAACGCTGCACCCATTGCCCCGAGCCCGACGTAACCGATTACCGGCGCGGAAGCGGTCCGGGATAGGTCAGTATCGGACGCTTCCGTGCGGGCGACTGGGTTGAACTCGGCAAGCGGCTTGTCGAGGGAAATTCCAGCCATAGACCCAATGACAGTGTGCATATCATTTAGATCCGCGTTCGGCCCGACGATATTCGCGCTCATTGCCAGCAGCGAGCGTGTGTGGCTCGCCAAAGGCATGGGCACTCCTAGCGTCATGCCAAGGCTAATGATCCGATTCAAGTCGTCCATGGCAGACGTCAGAGATCGCTCCTTTATACGGTCGTCCCTGAACAAGTCGGGAAGCAACACTTCGGAGATGCGACTTCGACCACTGCTCAGGTTTATCGCCTCCGTCAAGTCAGCCAACGAAAGTCCAGCTCGGAAGCCCATGGCTACCGACTCCAAATTTAACAGTCGCCCGGTGAGGTACATCGATTGGTTCATCAGGGCGACCGCGTACGCATGTACCAATCGAGGACCGCAATAGGCGCAGGGGCCGATTGCTTCCAGAACGGGTAGTGCCTTCCGATATGCATCCTGCCCACCCGACACGAGTACGGTATTAGTCTCTGACCCAAGGTCGCAGATCGCAGTCGCTGACAACAGAAGGACACCAGTCCGCTCAAGTTGAAACTCAGCTTCCTCGCTCCACCACCTCGGGTCGCCATCCAGGTCGACCAGTACCGTCCCTGGAGAGAGCCGGCTAAGGTATATGTCCCTCTCGAAACTAAATCGGTCGCAATTGCCCACTTCACCAAGGCGTAAGAATACGATGTCACAACGCAGAGCTTGCTCCTTCTCTGCAAGCAATCCGTCATCAGCGACTCGTTCGGACGCCGTCCCTGTCTCACACGGATTAAATCTCCTCAACTCGGGAAGGCGTTCAACGCGGGTAGCCCAATCGCTGCTCGGTCCGATGTATGCCACCGAAATC includes:
- a CDS encoding NAD(P)-binding domain-containing protein, whose protein sequence is MNQSMYLTGRLLNLESVAMGFRAGLSLADLTEAINLSSGRSRISEVLLPDLFRDDRIKERSLTSAMDDLNRIISLGMTLGVPMPLASHTRSLLAMSANIVGPNADLNDMHTVIGSMAGISLDKPLAEFNPVARTEASDTDLSRTASAPVIGYVGLGAMGAALARQALSVARELHVYDVSQDRVNELVTMGAVAAPDVLTLAQKCDLIILCVPTSGDVEKILFGEQGMSDGLKAGTIVIDQTTGSPFETQMMAERLREQGVELIDAPVTGGPRGAAEGTLVTLCGGQPEAYALVSPILERMGGKISYFGASGAGQAAKLVKNALGASNRIVVYEALALASKVGLKLDLLDRLIERSSGWTAAFRRVIGAIRTGKPTADVKLSWYVKDLVLVSQMAAALRVPMSIANLVRSRVEVAQSALDGDVNVDALAALFEIPLTYSEEKNEAI